One window of Mucilaginibacter inviolabilis genomic DNA carries:
- a CDS encoding DUF4998 domain-containing protein has protein sequence MKKIKYHILFICSLVITLYSCQKNNLGNDYKNYYTGHEIVYTGAVANAVVQPGNLEIGLKWKASTDPSITKYVIYYNNKADSQIVNISGKADTIKTVIKGLAEYTYSFTIYSYDAKGNKSIPYEVNNAKVYGPIYISTLLNRGYNATTPYSVSKNGYVTLNFIQPDTINIGTTIKYTNRAGQSVQKVLSPDSSSITFPDYKGGTDITYNSSYIPDRNAIDVFYSPKSDVFPKIDGSVPCDKSLFKKVKLPNDMNPYNSGTDIDRLWDGSTSPNGFPNLFHSDGANPLPQTLTFDMGKIYTKLTKVEEIGRNCCHNPDDFEVWGIADITNAATTLAPNDPGWTAEAISKGWKLLKEVKRTDDGQAPFKTDLDNNPPPVRYIRIRVKHNADGEGSYTNITQITMFYDILN, from the coding sequence ATGAAAAAAATTAAATATCATATACTATTCATTTGTTCATTAGTGATTACTCTTTATAGTTGCCAGAAGAATAATCTCGGAAATGATTATAAAAACTACTATACCGGGCACGAAATTGTGTATACAGGCGCGGTGGCAAACGCTGTTGTACAACCCGGTAATTTAGAGATCGGGCTTAAATGGAAAGCAAGTACCGACCCCAGCATTACCAAGTATGTAATCTATTATAACAACAAGGCCGATTCCCAAATCGTAAATATCTCTGGTAAAGCCGATACCATAAAAACAGTTATCAAAGGACTTGCAGAATACACTTATTCTTTTACTATATATTCATACGATGCTAAAGGCAACAAGTCCATTCCATATGAAGTAAATAATGCAAAAGTATATGGCCCTATTTATATATCCACACTGCTTAACAGAGGATATAATGCAACCACCCCTTATTCTGTTAGTAAAAACGGATACGTAACGCTCAATTTTATCCAGCCTGACACCATTAATATAGGTACAACCATAAAATATACCAATAGAGCCGGGCAAAGCGTACAAAAGGTGCTTAGCCCTGATAGTTCTTCGATAACTTTCCCGGATTATAAAGGAGGCACCGACATCACTTATAACTCTTCTTATATACCTGATCGTAACGCTATTGATGTATTTTACTCACCAAAATCAGATGTGTTCCCCAAAATTGACGGTAGTGTACCATGTGATAAATCATTATTCAAAAAGGTAAAACTACCCAATGATATGAATCCATATAATTCAGGCACTGATATTGATCGACTTTGGGATGGCAGCACTAGTCCAAATGGTTTCCCTAACCTGTTTCATAGTGATGGCGCCAACCCCTTACCCCAAACTCTTACATTTGATATGGGTAAAATTTACACCAAACTTACCAAGGTAGAAGAGATAGGTCGTAACTGCTGTCATAATCCGGATGATTTTGAGGTTTGGGGTATTGCTGATATAACAAATGCAGCAACAACTTTAGCCCCCAATGACCCGGGCTGGACCGCCGAAGCTATTTCAAAAGGCTGGAAGCTATTAAAAGAAGTTAAAAGAACCGACGATGGCCAGGCTCCTTTTAAAACCGATCTAGATAATAATCCACCTCCGGTTCGCTATATCCGCATCAGAGTAAAGCATAATGCCGATGGCGAGGGAAGCTATACCAACATTACTCAAATAACCATGTTTTATGATATATTGAATTAA
- a CDS encoding DUF5000 domain-containing lipoprotein, which produces MKRIKNYSLLLFLLAVVLSVISCKRNDGARAPISTDKSKPGVITNVKVNNYNGGSYITYQLPNSQNILYVLAKYQIRDNVPRETKSSYYSDTVTVEGFAKEQDYDVTLYTVSRADVLSDPVTVKVHPKTPPYISIKSTTTMTTDFGGVNVKALNPLKKEIGVIVTAFNKATNTMEIQDQHYTTADTIDYSVRGYNTDPRDFGVYVTDKYGNISDTLKKSITPLFEQLLDKSKFSPYNLASDTEIGYGWVLPNLWDGKTDGNSAGWHTNPGHVPPFVCTFNVGLTYKLSRFIIWERPDQYAFGHGNPKLFSLWGSNVASPQDAQLPVSAAVGAVVGDWTNLGNFRYPNPPSGLPPGATNAADNAFVLAGVNFNISISAPPVHFIRVAVAQTWSGGNFAHIMELSFYGQPQ; this is translated from the coding sequence ATGAAAAGAATTAAAAACTACTCACTGCTACTTTTTTTACTGGCGGTAGTACTAAGTGTAATTTCATGTAAACGAAATGATGGCGCCCGGGCGCCTATTTCAACCGATAAATCAAAACCAGGAGTAATTACCAATGTTAAGGTTAATAACTATAATGGTGGATCATATATCACCTATCAATTGCCTAACTCTCAAAATATACTTTATGTACTGGCAAAATATCAGATCAGGGATAATGTACCAAGAGAAACAAAATCGTCCTATTACAGTGATACGGTAACTGTTGAAGGTTTTGCCAAAGAACAGGATTATGATGTAACATTATACACTGTAAGCAGGGCTGATGTGTTATCGGATCCCGTTACGGTGAAGGTACACCCTAAAACTCCCCCTTATATATCTATTAAATCAACCACCACCATGACAACCGATTTTGGAGGGGTTAATGTAAAAGCACTTAATCCTCTGAAAAAAGAAATTGGGGTGATTGTTACAGCGTTTAACAAGGCAACAAACACGATGGAAATTCAGGATCAGCATTATACCACGGCAGATACCATTGATTATTCTGTAAGGGGTTACAATACCGACCCAAGAGATTTTGGAGTATATGTTACAGATAAATATGGCAATATTTCAGATACACTCAAAAAGAGCATAACACCTTTATTTGAACAATTGCTTGATAAAAGCAAATTCAGCCCCTATAATTTAGCAAGTGACACAGAGATTGGATATGGATGGGTGCTTCCCAACTTATGGGATGGAAAAACAGACGGCAATTCTGCAGGCTGGCACACTAACCCCGGCCACGTCCCTCCTTTTGTATGTACATTCAATGTAGGGCTTACTTATAAATTAAGTCGTTTCATCATTTGGGAAAGACCGGATCAATATGCCTTTGGGCATGGTAATCCTAAACTCTTTTCATTGTGGGGCTCCAATGTCGCATCACCTCAGGACGCTCAATTACCTGTATCCGCAGCCGTTGGCGCAGTAGTTGGCGACTGGACAAATCTGGGAAATTTCCGTTATCCGAACCCTCCATCTGGTTTACCTCCTGGCGCTACAAATGCAGCTGACAATGCTTTCGTCTTGGCGGGCGTTAATTTCAACATTTCTATTTCGGCTCCTCCTGTTCATTTTATACGTGTGGCCGTAGCTCAAACATGGTCTGGGGGCAATTTCGCGCACATTATGGAGCTATCATTTTACGGACAGCCACAATAG